Part of the Paenibacillus kyungheensis genome, TGTCTACTTTATCATACTCGATTTCCGGGAAGATCAATTGCTCTTTCAAACCCAGTGTATAGTTACCACGTCCGTCAAATGCTTTAGAAGAAACACCGCGGAAGTCACGTACACGTGGAAGTGTGATGTTGAACAATTTATCTAAGAAATAGTACATACGATCGCCACGAAGTGTTACTTTAACACCGATAGGCATGTTTTCACGAAGCTTAAATCCAGCGATAGATTTTTTAGCACGTGTGATAACTGGTTTTTGACCAGAAATCAATTGAAGATCGTTAACAGCAGAATCCAATACTTTGGAGTTCGATACTGCTTCACCTACACCCATGTTGATAACAACTTTTTCAACTTTCGGTACTTGCATAACCGTTGTATAGTTGAATTTTTGTACCAAAGCCGGGGAGATCTCATTCAAGTAAAGCTCTTTCATTCTTGTTGCCATTTTGGAAGGTCCTCCTTTCCGTAACAATTAGTATTAGTCGATTGTTTCACCGGAGCGTTTAGCTACGCGAACTTTTTTGCCGTTATCCAATGTTTTGTAACCGATACGGGTTACTTTTTTTCCGTCCTTAGGATCAACGTGCATTACGTTCGAAACGTGGATCGGCGCTTCTTGCTCAACACGTCCTCCTTGCGGATTCAGTTGAGTTGGTTTTTGGTGTTTGGTGATCATATTCACGCCTTCAACCAACACGCGGTTTTCACGAGGATACGCTGCGATAACGCGACCTTTTTTACCTTTGTCTTTACCGCTGATTACAAGAACCGTATCATCTTTTTTCACGTGTAGTTTGTGGTTGTGAGATTCCAACACTTTTTTCACTTTCGCCATTTGTGTACACCTCCTATAACTCACTTCAGGCCATAGCCTTTATATCTTACAATCGTTTAGATAACTTCCGGAGCCAAAGAAACGATTTTCATGAAGTCTTTATCACGCAATTCACGAGCAACTGGTCCAAAGATACGAGTACCACGAGGGCCTCTGTCATCTTTAACGACTACTGCTGCATTCTCATCAAATGCGATGTAAGATCCGTCTTTACGACGAACGGAACTCTTTGTACGAACGATTACCGCTCTTACAACATCACCCTTTTTGACAACGCCGCCTGGTGTTGCTTGTTTTACAGAACAAACGATCAAATCGCCGATTGCAGCTGTACGACGTCCAGTACCACCTAGTACGCGGATACACATAAGTTCTTTTGCGCCAGAGTTATCGGCTACAGCCAAACGTGTAAATGGTTGAATCATTGTTAGTTCCTCCTTCCAGACAGGTTAGCATCATTCATCAAATGATGATTGCTTCTTCTACAACTTCCACTAATCTCCAGTTTTTATCTTTAGATAATGGACGTGTCTCCATGATTTTAACAACATCACCAATTTTAGCAGTGTTATTTTCATCATGAGCCTTGAATTTTTTCGTATATTTAATACGTTTGTGATACAAGTCATGCTTTTTATAAGTTTCTACAGCAACAACGATGGTTTTATCCATTTTATCACTGACCACTTTGCCTACTTGTACTTTACGGGCATTGCGTTCGCTCATAGTTAATCTCCTTCCTAGCTGATAGCATTTAAGCTCTCAAATATTGGATTACGATGTGATTCCAAGTTCTCTTTCACGAACTACTGTTTTAGCACGTGCAATTTGTTTACGCACAGCACTGATACGAGTAGGGTTATCCAATTGACCGGTAGCAAGTTGAAAGCGCAGGTTAAAGAGTTCCTCTTTAAAACCAGCAATCTTTTGCTCGATTTCAGCAGTGGTAAGGTTGCGCAATTCATTAGCTTTCATTTGCTTCACCACCCAATTCTTCACGTTTCACAAACTTAGTTTTTACAGGCAACTTGTGAGAAGCAAGACGCATAGCTTCACGCGCGATCTCTTCAGAAACACCTGCAAGTTCAAACATAATTTTACCTGGTTTAACAACGGCAACCCATTTTTCTACGTTACCTTTACCACTACCCATACGAACCTCAAGAGGTTTTTGAGTGATTGGCTTGTCCGGGAAAATTTTGATCCATACTTTACCACCACGTTTGATATAACGAGTCATAGCAATACGAGCAGCTTCGATTTGACGGTTAGTGATCCAAGAAGGCTCAGTAGCTTGCAAACCGAATTCTCCGAAGTTCAATTCAGTACCGCCTTTAGCGCGACCTGACATGCTTCCGCGTTGTTGTTTACGGTGTTTTACACGTTTTGGTACCAACATGATTAGTTGCCTCCTTCCTGAGCAGCTTGTTTCTTAGCCGTAGGAAGAACCTCTCCACGATAAATCCATACTTTTACGCCAATACGACCATAAGTAGTATGCGCTTCTGCTGTACCATAGTCAATATCGGCACGAAGCGTATGAAGTGGAACAGTTCCTTCGCTGTAGCCTTCAGAACGGGCAATTTCAGCACCGCCAAGACGTCCGCTAACTGCTGTTTTAATTCCTTTAGCGCCTGAACGCATAGTTCTTTGAATTGCTTGTTTCAATGCACGACGGAAAGAAACACGACGTTCCAATTGTTGTGCAATACTTTCTGCAACTAGAATTGCATCAAGTTCTTGATTTTTGATTTCAGAAATGTTGATATGAACTTTTTTACCACCAGCAATTTTAGTTACTTGTGTACGAAGAACTTCAACTTCTGAACCACCGCGTCCGATAACCATACCAGGTTTAGCTGTATGGATCGTCACGTTCACACGATTAGCCGCTCTCTCGATTTCGATATGAGAGACAGCAGACTCTTTAAGTTTGGTTTTAAGGTATTCACGGATTTTAACGTCTTCGATAAGAAGATCGCCAAAGTCTTTACCAGCAT contains:
- the rplE gene encoding 50S ribosomal protein L5; the encoded protein is MATRMKELYLNEISPALVQKFNYTTVMQVPKVEKVVINMGVGEAVSNSKVLDSAVNDLQLISGQKPVITRAKKSIAGFKLRENMPIGVKVTLRGDRMYYFLDKLFNITLPRVRDFRGVSSKAFDGRGNYTLGLKEQLIFPEIEYDKVDKVRGMDIVIVTTAKTDEESRELLTQLGMPFVK
- the rplX gene encoding 50S ribosomal protein L24; this encodes MAKVKKVLESHNHKLHVKKDDTVLVISGKDKGKKGRVIAAYPRENRVLVEGVNMITKHQKPTQLNPQGGRVEQEAPIHVSNVMHVDPKDGKKVTRIGYKTLDNGKKVRVAKRSGETID
- the rplN gene encoding 50S ribosomal protein L14, which encodes MIQPFTRLAVADNSGAKELMCIRVLGGTGRRTAAIGDLIVCSVKQATPGGVVKKGDVVRAVIVRTKSSVRRKDGSYIAFDENAAVVVKDDRGPRGTRIFGPVARELRDKDFMKIVSLAPEVI
- the rpsQ gene encoding 30S ribosomal protein S17 → MSERNARKVQVGKVVSDKMDKTIVVAVETYKKHDLYHKRIKYTKKFKAHDENNTAKIGDVVKIMETRPLSKDKNWRLVEVVEEAIII
- the rpmC gene encoding 50S ribosomal protein L29, with the protein product MKANELRNLTTAEIEQKIAGFKEELFNLRFQLATGQLDNPTRISAVRKQIARAKTVVRERELGITS
- the rplP gene encoding 50S ribosomal protein L16, with amino-acid sequence MLVPKRVKHRKQQRGSMSGRAKGGTELNFGEFGLQATEPSWITNRQIEAARIAMTRYIKRGGKVWIKIFPDKPITQKPLEVRMGSGKGNVEKWVAVVKPGKIMFELAGVSEEIAREAMRLASHKLPVKTKFVKREELGGEANES
- the rpsC gene encoding 30S ribosomal protein S3 — translated: MGQKVNPVGLRVGIIRDWESKWYAGKDFGDLLIEDVKIREYLKTKLKESAVSHIEIERAANRVNVTIHTAKPGMVIGRGGSEVEVLRTQVTKIAGGKKVHINISEIKNQELDAILVAESIAQQLERRVSFRRALKQAIQRTMRSGAKGIKTAVSGRLGGAEIARSEGYSEGTVPLHTLRADIDYGTAEAHTTYGRIGVKVWIYRGEVLPTAKKQAAQEGGN